Part of the Elgaria multicarinata webbii isolate HBS135686 ecotype San Diego chromosome 5, rElgMul1.1.pri, whole genome shotgun sequence genome, aaaaatatgcataaaaCTTCATTTTTGTCTTATACATTGTTGTTAATTGTGTCACTGAATCATAACTCTAAAACGTATGGTTAGGTGATAGAAGGAAGTACAGCAAACTTTCCTTTCCTATATATTAAGACCTTAGACAAATCTATTCAGATCTCACTGAAATTTAAATGCATTTCTTTGTATGTACTGAATTTGTTTTGCTTATCTTTTCGTTACCCACATAGGCCATTGGCATAATTTTGCTGTTACATAACTCTATGTTTAGCCTATATTTGTGCACTTCCTTTTTCACTTCTTTGAATAGGTTTTGTTCATATTGTAATTTAAGATCTTATGAAGAGCCACGCTGGCTCAGTATGGCTGTCGAGCTCCTGAATAtgtctggtgggggtggggggggctgtgAACTTAGAGACACGCTCTACAGCCATACTGAGCCAGGATCCCCCTTCATGTGGAGGGGCTCTGTCTTCTTACATCAGGACATGCAGGGACTGGTACTAGACTGTGTAGCTTCACATCCCACCCCACACATTCTTTCAACATGTGGAGTGGTTCTCTCAACTCCCCTATTGTGAGACAGTTTATTGCCTTAACATTTTATTGCTTTCAATTGTTGTATGTACCCCCAGATGGTTATTTAAAAATAAGGTGGAATATAAAATTCATAATAAATATTATCATTCTTCTTCCAGTCAAGCCATACCTATTAAGAGCCCTTAgttttccttcttctcatcttttattttctgtttctcctcctgttcctttttcattttttcttcaaGCCTTTTCTTCTGGTACACTTTTACCCCAGCAAATGCTAAGCAAAGAATTAATGTTTTAGCTGCTAAAATATACATTAGCAGTGGAAAGTTTTCCAAcgcctaaaaaaagaaaaacacacatatctTCAACCACAATAAGAACAGTAGTGGAATAACTGCAAAAGTCTGAAAAACACACAACTGCCTTCTTTCATCATCTGTGTTTCAGTTTGTCTTCAGAACTGAACAGGCAAGAGGAGCCATTGTGCTAACAATGCTCACAGGAAGGAGTGGGGCGAActccttcagcctgagggccagagTCTCAGCtctcagggccacattccaggggtgggagaGGCCAAAGGGTGGGGTGGTATGaaagataccagcatattgtagtttaaagctcttactacaaGTAGCTAAaccttagaagagacatttcaaccctttagaaagGGGAGGAAACTGCACAGAAGCTAGGAGAGCATCAaaggatcagtggttgggggaaagagggtgagGCCACTTGGGGAACCACAGAGAGCTAGTTTagaaccccaggagggccagacttggcccccaggcctgatgttccccacccctgctataagaaGGTCTCtgccaaaaatatgcatggattttcatgcaagaaGGGGAAAAAGCTTGTAATCatatggacttgagttggaatgagcttcaagatggaatttggagaatttcagcaagctcaagttttgctgattcgcacattaCTAAATTATTTTGACAGAACATCTTACTGATGCTTTGCAAGCCATACACCTATATTCCCAACACCGTCTAGTGTTTCTGAGTCCTCACCTGCAAATGTTCTGAAAGGACCCCGTGTGCATAAGGAGCtattgtatggcgtaccacaaggtgccatcctatcccaaatgctcttcaacatctacatgaaaccactggaagagatcatccggaggcatggggcggggtgctatcagtatgctgatgacacccaaatatatttctctatgccttcagtaacagcatcagctaaggatagtgtgtctcctctgaatgaatgct contains:
- the SMIM11 gene encoding small integral membrane protein 11, which encodes MLLLNWKALENFPLLMYILAAKTLILCLAFAGVKVYQKKRLEEKMKKEQEEKQKIKDEKKEN